A single Salmo salar chromosome ssa19, Ssal_v3.1, whole genome shotgun sequence DNA region contains:
- the LOC106578812 gene encoding equilibrative nucleoside transporter 1 isoform X1 — translation MDVHEPEDKNNGMWLIFFMLGLGTLLPWNFFMTATMYFTSRLRDPTQISTNKPYDRSPVEASYNNVSTLCAMVPLLIFTCLNSVLHHRIPQKFRIMGSLVVILVLFLITAIMVKIDMAAVPFFTLTMIKIVIINSFGAILQGSLFGMAGLLPAKYTTPIMSGQGLAGTFAAFSMICAIASGSALNDVAFGYFLTACVVIILAIMSYAVLPKLEFYQYYNKRQSGNRLSKEVNRLEENAAATTTVLKQGEEEQTMSMLTIFKKIWVLALSVCFAFTVTIGVYPAVTVDVKSTVANGGAWEMYFIPVCCFLLFNLSDWAGRSLTAVCMWPGKDSKLVPIFMVARVIFVPLFMLCNVQPRYNLPVVFQHDAWFVVFMILFAFSSGYLASLCMCFGPKLVAPHEAETAGAIMAFFLSLGLALGASFSFLFRAIV, via the exons ATGGATGTCCACGAGCCTGAAGACAA AAACAATGGCATGTGGCTGATCTTTTTCATGTTGGGTTTAGGAACTCTCCTGCCATGGAACTTCTTCATGACAGCCACCATG tattttACCAGCCGTCTCAGAGACCCCACCCAAATATCAACCAACAAACCCTACGACCGTAGCCCTGTGGAGGCCAGTTACAATAACGTATCGACACTTTGTGCCATGGTGCCTTTACTGATATTCACCTGTCTCAACTCAGTCCTGCATCACAG GATTCCTCAAAAGTTCCGGATCATGGGCAGCCTGGTGGTGATTTTGGTGCTGTTTCTTATCACGGCCATCATGGTGAAAATAGACATGGCCGCGGTCCCTTTCTTCACATTAACCATGATCAAGATTGTTATCATAAACT CCTTTGGAGCTATCCTGCAGGGCAGTCTGTTTGGCATGGCAGGCCTTCTGCCCGCCAAATACACCACACCCATAATGAGTGGGCAAGGCCTGGCGGGCACTTTCGCTGCCTTCTCCATGATCTGTGCTATCGCAA gtgGCTCAGCACTAAATGATGTTGCTTTTGGATACTTCCTCACCGCCTGTGTAGTGATCATATTGGCCATAATGTCCTATGCGGTCCTCCCTAAACTG GAGTTCTACCAATATTACAACAAGAGACAAAGTGGAAACAGGCTTAGTAAGGAGGTGAACAGGCTGGAAG AAAATGCTGCAGCGACTACAACAGTTCTCAAACAAGGAGAAGAGGAACAAACCATGTCCATGTTGACCATCTTCAAGAAG ATCTGGGTCCTGGCTCTCTCTGTATGTTTCGCCTTCACCGTCACCATCGGTGTCTACCCTGCTGTCACAGTGGATGTCAAGTCTACCGTCGCTAATGGAGGcgcctggg AGATGTACTTCATCCCTGTGTGTTGTTTCCTGCTCTTTAACCTGAGCGACTGGGCTGGGAGAAGCCTTACAGCTGTGTGCATGTGG CCTGGGAAGGACAGCAAACTGGTGCCCATTTTTATGGTAGCCCGTGTGATCTTTGTGCCTCTCTTCATGCTGTGCAACGTTCAGCCCCGCTACAATCTGCCTGTCGTCTTTCAACACGATGCCTGGTTCGTCGTCTTCATGATCCTCTTCGCCTTCTCCAGTGGATACCTGGCCAGCCTCTGCATGTGCTTCGGGCCCAA
- the LOC106578812 gene encoding equilibrative nucleoside transporter 1 isoform X2 → MDVHEPEDKNNGMWLIFFMLGLGTLLPWNFFMTATMYFTSRLRDPTQISTNKPYDRSPVEASYNNVSTLCAMVPLLIFTCLNSVLHHRIPQKFRIMGSLVVILVLFLITAIMVKIDMAAVPFFTLTMIKIVIINSFGAILQGSLFGMAGLLPAKYTTPIMSGQGLAGTFAAFSMICAIASGSALNDVAFGYFLTACVVIILAIMSYAVLPKLEFYQYYNKRQSGNRLSKEVNRLEENAAATTTVLKQGEEEQTMSMLTIFKKIWVLALSVCFAFTVTIGVYPAVTVDVKSTVANGGAWEMYFIPVCCFLLFNLSDWAGRSLTAVCMWPGKDSKLVPIFMVARVIFVPLFMLCNVQPRYNLPVVFQHDAWFVVFMILFAFSSGYLASLCMCFGPNCSS, encoded by the exons ATGGATGTCCACGAGCCTGAAGACAA AAACAATGGCATGTGGCTGATCTTTTTCATGTTGGGTTTAGGAACTCTCCTGCCATGGAACTTCTTCATGACAGCCACCATG tattttACCAGCCGTCTCAGAGACCCCACCCAAATATCAACCAACAAACCCTACGACCGTAGCCCTGTGGAGGCCAGTTACAATAACGTATCGACACTTTGTGCCATGGTGCCTTTACTGATATTCACCTGTCTCAACTCAGTCCTGCATCACAG GATTCCTCAAAAGTTCCGGATCATGGGCAGCCTGGTGGTGATTTTGGTGCTGTTTCTTATCACGGCCATCATGGTGAAAATAGACATGGCCGCGGTCCCTTTCTTCACATTAACCATGATCAAGATTGTTATCATAAACT CCTTTGGAGCTATCCTGCAGGGCAGTCTGTTTGGCATGGCAGGCCTTCTGCCCGCCAAATACACCACACCCATAATGAGTGGGCAAGGCCTGGCGGGCACTTTCGCTGCCTTCTCCATGATCTGTGCTATCGCAA gtgGCTCAGCACTAAATGATGTTGCTTTTGGATACTTCCTCACCGCCTGTGTAGTGATCATATTGGCCATAATGTCCTATGCGGTCCTCCCTAAACTG GAGTTCTACCAATATTACAACAAGAGACAAAGTGGAAACAGGCTTAGTAAGGAGGTGAACAGGCTGGAAG AAAATGCTGCAGCGACTACAACAGTTCTCAAACAAGGAGAAGAGGAACAAACCATGTCCATGTTGACCATCTTCAAGAAG ATCTGGGTCCTGGCTCTCTCTGTATGTTTCGCCTTCACCGTCACCATCGGTGTCTACCCTGCTGTCACAGTGGATGTCAAGTCTACCGTCGCTAATGGAGGcgcctggg AGATGTACTTCATCCCTGTGTGTTGTTTCCTGCTCTTTAACCTGAGCGACTGGGCTGGGAGAAGCCTTACAGCTGTGTGCATGTGG CCTGGGAAGGACAGCAAACTGGTGCCCATTTTTATGGTAGCCCGTGTGATCTTTGTGCCTCTCTTCATGCTGTGCAACGTTCAGCCCCGCTACAATCTGCCTGTCGTCTTTCAACACGATGCCTGGTTCGTCGTCTTCATGATCCTCTTCGCCTTCTCCAGTGGATACCTGGCCAGCCTCTGCATGTGCTTCGGGCCCAA